A single genomic interval of Vibrio maritimus harbors:
- the pdxH gene encoding pyridoxamine 5'-phosphate oxidase produces the protein MGIEDIRREYSKGGLRRKDLADDPIVQFNKWLEQAVEAKLTDPTAMTVATVDENGMPFQRIVLLKNVDENGFVFYTNLGSRKAQQIEHNNKVSLHFPWHNLERQVHITGVAEKLTAMENMKYFTSRPKESQLAAIASKQSSRISARGVLEGKFLELKQKFAKGEIPVPTFWGGYRIRPESIEFWQGGEHRLHDRFLFSKDGTGHWEAERLAP, from the coding sequence ATGGGAATTGAAGATATTCGCCGCGAATACTCAAAAGGTGGTTTGCGTCGCAAAGACTTAGCGGATGACCCTATTGTCCAATTCAATAAATGGCTAGAGCAGGCAGTGGAAGCCAAGCTGACTGATCCTACCGCTATGACAGTGGCAACCGTTGACGAAAACGGCATGCCTTTTCAACGTATCGTGCTGCTTAAGAACGTTGATGAAAATGGTTTTGTGTTTTACACCAACCTTGGCAGTCGCAAAGCTCAGCAGATAGAGCACAACAACAAAGTGAGCCTGCACTTCCCTTGGCACAACCTAGAGCGTCAGGTGCATATCACTGGCGTGGCTGAGAAGCTGACGGCGATGGAAAACATGAAGTACTTTACTTCCCGCCCTAAAGAAAGCCAATTGGCAGCGATTGCCAGTAAACAAAGTAGCCGTATCTCGGCTCGTGGCGTGCTGGAAGGTAAATTCTTAGAACTTAAGCAGAAGTTTGCAAAAGGTGAGATCCCTGTACCTACGTTTTGGGGTGGCTACCGTATTCGTCCAGAGTCGATAGAATTTTGGCAAGGTGGCGAGCACCGCCTGCATGATCGTTTTCTGTTCAGTAAGGATGGAACGGGTCATTGGGAAGCGGAACGTTTAGCGCCGTAA
- a CDS encoding AraC family transcriptional regulator, whose translation MVKRNNDILDHASLAPSIIKPAEIVRLPSHMDSHEHHYTQVVIGLKGKSEFEVGGVGNLVGPGQGCVVTSNLDHAFGGVIDQPDILVLNMPLPSDDDPVLLQRINELSQSKTYFQLDIQIQKLIQMLVAEMKSSPDDLLLSRACNDTVVALLQRHISELKTSLRDTRFDLEQIDRYIEQHLAHKISVAQLAGSVFLGESQFHMLFKEQLGITPHQYVLNKRVDAAKRYIEQGHLNLGQIAELTGFSGQSTFTHAFSRLQGISPSQYRKRFT comes from the coding sequence ATGGTTAAACGAAACAATGACATCCTTGATCATGCTTCCTTAGCACCTAGCATCATTAAACCTGCCGAAATCGTGCGCTTGCCTTCGCATATGGACTCTCACGAGCATCACTATACCCAAGTCGTCATTGGTCTTAAGGGAAAATCTGAGTTCGAAGTGGGCGGAGTTGGCAATCTTGTAGGACCCGGTCAAGGCTGTGTAGTGACATCAAACCTTGATCATGCTTTCGGTGGTGTGATTGATCAGCCTGATATCTTAGTGTTGAATATGCCATTGCCGAGTGATGACGATCCGGTTCTTCTTCAACGAATCAATGAGTTATCGCAAAGTAAAACCTACTTCCAGCTTGATATTCAGATCCAAAAGCTGATTCAAATGCTGGTGGCAGAGATGAAAAGCAGTCCGGATGATCTGCTGCTTAGCCGTGCATGTAACGATACAGTGGTTGCTCTGCTGCAGCGTCATATCTCGGAGCTAAAAACCTCGCTGCGGGACACTCGCTTCGACCTTGAACAGATCGATCGTTACATCGAGCAGCATCTTGCTCATAAGATTTCTGTCGCTCAGTTAGCAGGCAGTGTCTTTCTTGGCGAGAGTCAGTTCCATATGCTGTTCAAAGAGCAATTGGGCATTACCCCTCATCAGTACGTGCTGAATAAGCGTGTCGATGCGGCGAAACGCTACATCGAGCAAGGTCATCTAAACCTAGGACAAATAGCCGAGCTAACGGGCTTCTCCGGGCAAAGCACCTTCACACATGCCTTTTCTAGGCTGCAAGGTATCTCTCCATCTCAATATCGCAAACGCTTCACTTAG
- a CDS encoding UTRA domain-containing protein: protein MKPLTQLAKIKTTIREQISGNIMQAGQKLPSERELSELFSTTRITIKDALTSLETEGLIYREERRGWYVSPQRIRYNPLSRSHFHQMIREQNRIAETKLVNVRSEMASSEYAKALSVDTITPIHVIERLRYIDGRVVLFVENCLIASLFPKILDENLTMSLTQCYQEKYGYETRRSHFDVIPTSAPSHVAKALNLAEGQPVLKICRVNYKQDGVLMDCEFEYWRPDAMMICIDSESQ, encoded by the coding sequence ATGAAACCCCTCACCCAGCTTGCGAAAATCAAAACCACCATACGAGAACAAATCTCAGGAAACATCATGCAGGCTGGGCAGAAGCTGCCTTCTGAACGTGAGTTGAGTGAACTCTTCTCCACCACTCGAATTACCATTAAAGATGCCCTTACGTCACTTGAAACCGAAGGCTTGATCTATCGAGAAGAACGGCGTGGTTGGTACGTTTCACCGCAGCGTATTCGCTATAACCCATTGTCCCGTAGTCACTTTCATCAAATGATTCGCGAGCAAAACCGAATCGCAGAAACCAAGCTAGTGAACGTTAGAAGTGAGATGGCAAGTAGCGAATACGCCAAAGCGCTGTCGGTTGACACCATTACACCGATTCATGTGATTGAACGACTGCGCTACATCGATGGACGCGTGGTGCTGTTTGTGGAGAATTGCCTGATTGCTTCGCTGTTTCCTAAGATATTGGATGAAAATTTAACCATGTCTCTTACTCAGTGCTATCAAGAAAAGTACGGTTACGAGACAAGGCGCTCTCACTTTGACGTGATTCCTACATCAGCACCTAGCCATGTTGCCAAAGCGCTCAATTTGGCAGAGGGGCAACCTGTGCTCAAGATCTGCCGTGTAAACTACAAGCAAGATGGGGTGTTGATGGATTGCGAGTTTGAGTATTGGCGTCCCGATGCCATGATGATTTGTATCGACAGCGAATCCCAATAA
- a CDS encoding septal ring lytic transglycosylase RlpA family protein, whose translation MKKLNLAFIALVITVLAGCSSTASVDNAKTSSYARSHELVGQASWYGSKYHGKRTASGERYNMRAYTAAHKTLPFGTIVRVTNTNNGKSVDVKINDRGPFVKGRVIDLSRKSFEQIGNINAGTLPVKIDVIDDSNTFRYKH comes from the coding sequence ATGAAAAAACTCAATCTCGCTTTTATCGCTTTAGTTATCACAGTTCTAGCTGGTTGTTCTTCAACCGCGTCCGTCGATAATGCAAAAACCAGCAGTTATGCCCGTTCTCATGAGCTTGTTGGCCAAGCATCTTGGTATGGAAGTAAATACCATGGCAAACGCACCGCAAGTGGTGAGCGCTATAATATGAGAGCTTATACTGCGGCTCATAAAACGCTTCCTTTCGGCACCATCGTTAGGGTGACGAATACCAATAATGGCAAAAGCGTCGATGTGAAAATCAATGACCGTGGTCCATTTGTGAAAGGGCGAGTGATTGATCTTTCACGTAAGTCGTTTGAGCAGATTGGGAACATCAATGCTGGTACTTTACCGGTGAAGATTGATGTGATTGATGATAGTAATACGTTTAGGTATAAGCACTAA
- a CDS encoding ABC transporter substrate-binding protein, producing MKTLFNRASIAKLGTATLIAAAISSTAMADDSVQALAEAAKKEGAVYSVGMPGSWANWKDTWNDLTSTYGLKHQDTDMSSAQEIAKFEAEKKNATADIGDVGFAFARVAVQKGVTQPYKPTTWNDIPDWAKDKDGHWALAYTGTIAFISNNNLVKDAPTSWQDVLEGDYKVTVGDVGVAAQANNAVLAAAFANGGDESNLKPAIEFFSKLAKQGRLSFTDPSIANLEKGEVEVAILWDFNALNYRDQIDRSRFSVNIPQDGSVISGYTTIINKYAKNPNAAKLAREHIFSDRGQINLAEGYARPIRSNVELPASIQEKLISNDQYGNVHPVTDFKAWEKSARRLPRQWQENVLIHQQ from the coding sequence ATGAAAACTTTGTTTAACCGTGCAAGTATCGCAAAACTTGGCACTGCCACTTTGATTGCTGCGGCGATCTCTTCGACTGCTATGGCTGACGACAGCGTGCAAGCTCTTGCTGAGGCTGCTAAAAAAGAAGGGGCGGTTTACAGTGTGGGTATGCCTGGTAGCTGGGCAAACTGGAAAGATACTTGGAATGACCTTACGTCGACTTACGGCTTGAAGCACCAAGACACTGATATGAGCTCGGCGCAAGAGATTGCTAAGTTTGAAGCGGAAAAGAAAAATGCCACAGCGGATATCGGTGATGTGGGTTTCGCCTTTGCTCGCGTAGCGGTACAAAAGGGCGTGACACAACCTTATAAACCAACAACTTGGAATGACATTCCCGATTGGGCAAAAGACAAAGATGGTCACTGGGCTCTGGCGTATACCGGTACTATCGCGTTTATCTCGAACAATAACTTAGTGAAAGACGCGCCGACTTCTTGGCAAGACGTACTGGAAGGTGACTACAAGGTCACTGTCGGTGATGTTGGTGTCGCAGCACAGGCGAACAATGCCGTACTAGCTGCAGCGTTTGCCAATGGCGGTGATGAATCTAACCTTAAGCCTGCTATCGAGTTCTTTTCTAAGCTTGCTAAACAGGGGCGCTTGTCATTCACAGACCCAAGCATTGCGAATCTAGAAAAAGGCGAAGTCGAAGTTGCTATCCTTTGGGACTTCAACGCGCTGAACTACCGTGACCAAATCGATCGTTCGCGCTTTAGCGTTAACATTCCACAAGATGGTTCGGTTATCTCTGGTTACACAACCATCATCAACAAGTACGCGAAGAACCCGAACGCAGCGAAATTGGCTCGTGAGCACATCTTTAGCGACCGCGGCCAAATCAACCTTGCAGAGGGTTACGCACGCCCAATCCGCTCCAATGTTGAGCTGCCTGCATCGATTCAAGAAAAGTTGATTTCAAACGACCAGTACGGCAACGTGCACCCTGTGACGGACTTTAAAGCATGGGAAAAATCAGCGCGCCGTCTGCCTCGTCAGTGGCAAGAAAACGTGCTTATTCATCAGCAGTAA
- a CDS encoding alkaline phosphatase family protein — MSNKVILVVLDGLNYQVARDCMGYLNGLIEQQKATLYPIQCELPSMSRPLYECILTGVPPVLSGIVNNQIVRLSNQESIFSLAKSQGKVTAAAAYHWVSELYNRAPYDAVRDSFTDDESLNIQHGRFYHWDHYPDEALFLDAESLRQQFNPDFLLIHPMNIDDAGHKHGLDSRQYRNSARAADIYLSNYISTWVDAGYQVMVTSDHGMNDDLSHGGILPEEREVPLFVIGDTFTHAETTVKQTELCGLCCQLLGLEHRKPYSPEMIAL; from the coding sequence ATGAGCAATAAGGTCATTCTTGTTGTCCTCGATGGTCTCAATTATCAAGTAGCCCGTGATTGCATGGGCTACTTGAATGGCTTAATCGAGCAGCAAAAAGCAACCCTATACCCTATTCAGTGTGAGCTACCATCGATGTCGAGACCACTCTATGAGTGCATTTTGACTGGGGTGCCACCTGTCTTAAGCGGCATAGTTAACAATCAAATTGTCCGCCTATCGAATCAAGAATCCATCTTTAGCCTGGCCAAATCACAGGGCAAGGTAACGGCGGCTGCCGCTTATCACTGGGTGAGCGAACTCTACAACCGAGCGCCGTATGATGCGGTGCGTGACAGTTTCACTGATGATGAATCACTCAACATTCAACATGGGCGTTTCTATCATTGGGATCACTATCCTGACGAGGCGTTGTTCCTCGATGCAGAATCACTCAGACAGCAGTTCAATCCAGACTTTCTCCTGATCCATCCAATGAATATCGATGATGCGGGACACAAGCATGGCTTGGATTCGAGACAATATCGAAACAGCGCTCGCGCCGCGGATATCTACCTGTCGAACTACATCAGCACTTGGGTTGATGCAGGTTATCAGGTGATGGTGACCAGTGATCACGGCATGAACGACGATCTCTCGCATGGCGGCATCTTGCCCGAAGAGCGTGAAGTCCCATTGTTTGTCATTGGTGACACCTTTACCCATGCTGAAACCACCGTGAAGCAAACAGAGCTTTGTGGGCTGTGTTGCCAGCTTCTTGGGCTTGAGCATCGTAAGCCTTATTCACCGGAAATGATCGCGCTATGA
- a CDS encoding ABC transporter permease produces MSSSVIETPSNGSTQSRQGASLWNRFKPVLWLAPFVLFFYLFQLAPMVWVFFNSFQYDGEFSLDNYLEVFDSSFMIQAFSNSIWLSVWSSVIGLAIAALLVSSLRRVDSRLRDGVIAFTNMSSNFAGVPLAFAFIIILGVNGAVTLLLKQYGLIEGFNLYGKWGLLVIYIYFQIPLGVLLLYPAFDALQDDWQSASALLGAKTHQYWTQVALPVLSPALLGTFIILIANAMGAYASVYALTTGNYNVITVRIASLVSGDLFLEPNLAAAISVILMAILAFITVINQWLLSRSYHASK; encoded by the coding sequence ATGAGTAGCTCAGTAATCGAAACGCCTAGCAACGGCAGCACGCAGTCTCGCCAAGGCGCGTCTCTATGGAATCGTTTTAAACCCGTTCTGTGGCTCGCGCCCTTTGTGCTGTTTTTCTATCTGTTCCAGCTCGCTCCAATGGTTTGGGTGTTTTTTAATAGCTTTCAATACGATGGCGAGTTTTCGCTGGATAATTACCTAGAGGTATTTGATTCCAGTTTCATGATTCAAGCCTTTAGTAACAGTATTTGGTTGTCAGTGTGGTCGAGTGTGATTGGTCTCGCCATTGCTGCGCTGCTGGTGTCATCGCTGCGCAGAGTCGACAGCAGGCTGCGCGATGGTGTGATTGCCTTTACTAACATGAGCAGTAACTTCGCTGGCGTGCCTCTAGCGTTCGCCTTTATCATCATTTTGGGTGTGAACGGTGCAGTTACGCTGCTCCTAAAGCAGTATGGTTTAATCGAGGGGTTTAACCTCTATGGTAAATGGGGACTTCTGGTCATCTACATTTACTTCCAGATCCCGTTAGGTGTGCTGCTGTTGTATCCCGCGTTTGATGCGCTGCAAGATGATTGGCAGTCCGCGTCGGCGCTGCTTGGTGCGAAAACACATCAGTATTGGACTCAGGTTGCACTACCGGTGCTGTCTCCCGCGCTGCTCGGTACCTTCATTATCTTGATTGCTAACGCGATGGGCGCATACGCCAGTGTCTATGCGCTGACTACGGGCAACTACAACGTCATTACCGTGCGTATCGCGAGTTTGGTATCGGGCGATTTGTTCCTAGAGCCGAATCTTGCCGCCGCTATTTCTGTGATTCTAATGGCGATTCTCGCCTTCATTACGGTTATCAATCAGTGGCTATTGTCGAGGAGTTATCATGCTTCAAAATAG
- a CDS encoding ABC transporter permease — MLVPIIATLVYSLSSSWGATILPDGFTFNWYIQLLTDSRFLAAFGRSLLVCFAALALSVVLILPAIFVVFYYFPKLDKVMNVLILLPFAVPPVVSSVGLLQIYADSAVPLVGTPWILIGTYFTIALPFMYRAISNSFEAINLNDLMDAAHLLGASTTKAFLLIIVPNLKKGLLASLFLSFSFLLGEFVFANILVGTRYETLQIYLYNMRQTSGHFTSALVMTYFFFIFLLTWLASRFSSQQQKGKS, encoded by the coding sequence ATGCTAGTTCCGATTATCGCGACATTAGTGTATTCCCTGTCATCAAGTTGGGGAGCCACCATCTTACCTGATGGCTTTACCTTCAATTGGTATATTCAGCTGCTCACTGATTCACGCTTTCTTGCGGCATTTGGGCGTTCGCTGTTGGTTTGCTTCGCTGCCTTAGCATTGAGTGTGGTGTTGATCTTACCGGCGATATTTGTGGTGTTTTACTACTTCCCAAAACTCGACAAAGTGATGAACGTGCTTATTTTGCTGCCATTTGCAGTACCGCCCGTGGTCTCTTCAGTGGGACTACTCCAGATTTATGCCGACAGTGCGGTGCCTTTGGTTGGTACGCCGTGGATCTTAATTGGCACCTACTTCACCATCGCGCTGCCGTTTATGTATCGCGCGATATCCAATAGTTTCGAAGCGATTAACTTGAACGACTTGATGGACGCAGCGCACTTACTAGGCGCGAGCACGACTAAGGCGTTTCTCTTGATCATCGTTCCGAATTTGAAGAAGGGTTTGTTGGCGTCGCTGTTCTTATCTTTCTCTTTCCTATTGGGGGAGTTTGTGTTCGCCAATATCTTGGTGGGAACTCGTTACGAAACGCTGCAAATCTATCTCTATAACATGCGTCAAACCAGTGGTCATTTCACCTCTGCGTTAGTGATGACTTACTTTTTCTTTATCTTCCTACTGACATGGCTTGCCAGCCGTTTTAGCAGTCAACAACAAAAGGGCAAATCATGA
- a CDS encoding ABC transporter ATP-binding protein, producing MSYVSVSQLTKRFGNNTVFEDIDFTIEKGEFITLLGPSGCGKSTLLRSLAGLNPVEGGQVLVDGVDITHTAPQQRGIGMVFQSYALFPNMTVSENIAFGLKMQKLAKAEIEREVAKVIELVELTGKEKQYPHQLSGGQRQRVALARALVVKPRILLLDEPLSALDAKIRKNLRQQIRTIQKELNLTTIFVTHDQEEAMIMSDRIFLMNKGEIVQQGEPEAIYTHPVNEFVAGFMGHYNLVEAAQAKSLFDLEVNSKVAIRPESIYVREQGRQYGEHISAPRTGIIKNHQLLGNVIRYQVDIDDCELTVDLLNRSSERLLSVGSQLELLFNLNEIQPVRA from the coding sequence ATGAGCTACGTATCTGTTAGTCAACTTACCAAACGATTCGGCAATAACACGGTTTTCGAAGACATCGACTTCACGATTGAAAAGGGTGAGTTCATCACTTTGCTCGGGCCTAGTGGCTGCGGAAAATCAACGCTACTACGCAGTTTGGCAGGATTGAACCCAGTAGAGGGTGGTCAGGTCTTGGTGGATGGTGTCGATATCACTCACACAGCGCCTCAGCAGCGAGGCATCGGCATGGTGTTTCAATCCTACGCTCTATTCCCGAATATGACGGTGTCAGAAAACATAGCGTTCGGTCTCAAGATGCAAAAGCTGGCAAAGGCAGAGATAGAGCGCGAGGTTGCCAAGGTGATTGAGCTGGTGGAATTGACGGGCAAAGAGAAGCAGTACCCGCACCAACTATCCGGCGGCCAAAGACAGCGTGTTGCCCTTGCTAGAGCTTTGGTGGTGAAGCCGAGGATCTTGCTATTGGATGAGCCTTTGTCTGCATTGGACGCCAAGATCCGTAAGAACCTGCGTCAGCAGATCCGCACCATTCAAAAAGAGCTCAATCTGACCACTATCTTTGTCACCCATGACCAAGAAGAGGCGATGATCATGTCTGATCGTATCTTCTTGATGAACAAAGGCGAGATTGTCCAGCAAGGTGAGCCTGAAGCCATTTATACCCATCCAGTAAACGAGTTCGTTGCTGGCTTTATGGGTCACTACAATCTGGTGGAAGCTGCGCAAGCAAAATCGCTATTTGATCTGGAAGTGAACAGCAAAGTCGCCATTCGTCCAGAGTCCATCTATGTGCGCGAGCAAGGGCGTCAGTATGGTGAACACATTTCTGCGCCGCGAACTGGGATCATTAAAAATCACCAGTTGCTGGGTAACGTGATTCGCTACCAAGTAGACATAGATGATTGCGAGCTTACTGTCGACTTGCTGAACCGCTCATCAGAGCGCTTGCTGTCTGTTGGCAGTCAGTTAGAGCTGCTGTTTAACCTAAACGAAATTCAACCTGTGAGAGCTTAG
- a CDS encoding HAD family hydrolase — MSKPLYVFDMDETLFDADCAMLWNRFLVEKGIATAPDFLEEDKRLMDLYAQGNMDMEDYLKFSMSPLSGVSKETVSLLVEQCIDKKIMPRLFPQAATLIEQLKRDNIQTVIISASVSFLVSAIGKRIGIDEAMGIDLAEEGGCYTARIDGIPTYREGKVARLEQWLIESTTQYSEIHFYTDSINDRPLCEFADYAYLVNPCPLLKALGDKRDWQQLDWSL; from the coding sequence ATGTCTAAACCCCTTTATGTATTCGATATGGACGAGACGCTGTTTGATGCAGATTGCGCCATGCTGTGGAACCGGTTCTTGGTGGAAAAAGGGATAGCGACCGCTCCAGATTTTTTGGAAGAAGACAAACGCCTAATGGATCTCTATGCACAAGGTAATATGGATATGGAAGACTACTTAAAGTTTTCCATGTCACCTTTATCTGGCGTGTCCAAAGAGACCGTCTCTTTGCTGGTGGAGCAGTGTATTGATAAGAAAATTATGCCTCGGTTGTTCCCACAAGCTGCCACTTTGATTGAGCAACTTAAGCGCGACAATATTCAGACGGTAATTATCTCTGCATCTGTGAGTTTTTTGGTGTCGGCTATCGGTAAACGTATTGGAATTGATGAGGCGATGGGGATTGATTTGGCGGAAGAGGGCGGCTGTTACACCGCTCGAATCGACGGCATTCCGACTTATCGAGAAGGCAAAGTGGCGAGGCTAGAGCAATGGCTGATAGAGAGTACGACGCAGTACTCGGAAATCCATTTCTATACCGACTCTATCAATGATCGACCGCTGTGTGAGTTTGCTGACTACGCTTATCTAGTGAACCCGTGTCCTCTGCTTAAAGCGCTCGGTGACAAGAGGGACTGGCAGCAGCTTGATTGGTCTTTGTAA
- a CDS encoding DedA family protein, with protein sequence MQEILVAVWHHDFETLQSVSSLKGFILLLAVILLLESSFVFLPLPGDSLVLFVGGLVGLGIIDFYPAAAALCGAASLGSINAYLQGRVLHQTRFMPFITRVLPEDSLPKAKRLLGKYGFLSLFISRFIPFVRVLTPMLMGLSKLSFWRTLSISITSSVIWCLVLLLAGKWIMIHPRLYDYQEMISKALVITSLLLMVSAIIGLLYRYITSRKRNVSI encoded by the coding sequence ATGCAAGAGATTTTAGTTGCCGTTTGGCACCACGATTTTGAAACGCTGCAAAGCGTGAGCTCACTAAAGGGATTCATTTTGCTACTTGCGGTGATACTGCTGCTTGAATCCAGTTTCGTCTTTTTACCTCTGCCGGGCGACAGCTTGGTTTTATTTGTGGGCGGTTTGGTGGGTTTAGGAATTATCGATTTTTACCCTGCTGCGGCAGCGTTATGTGGCGCCGCTTCACTCGGTAGTATCAATGCCTATCTACAGGGTCGGGTATTGCACCAAACTCGATTTATGCCCTTTATCACCCGAGTGTTACCCGAAGACTCACTCCCCAAGGCAAAACGTCTTTTGGGAAAATATGGCTTCTTATCGCTATTTATCTCACGCTTCATCCCGTTCGTTCGCGTGCTAACTCCCATGCTAATGGGGCTATCGAAACTGAGTTTTTGGCGCACGCTGAGTATTAGTATCACCAGCTCTGTCATTTGGTGTTTGGTGCTGCTGCTCGCAGGCAAGTGGATAATGATTCATCCGAGGCTTTATGACTATCAAGAGATGATCTCTAAAGCGCTGGTTATCACCAGTTTACTACTGATGGTGAGCGCCATTATTGGTTTGTTGTATCGATACATTACGTCGCGTAAACGTAATGTGAGTATTTAA
- a CDS encoding calcium:proton antiporter codes for MMRFLKQEFVLPLAIITVFLFKLGGDGLLQTQMFSALGIALTLGLFAVVMSAIFAVVRHSDALAIKLGDPYGTLILTLSVILLEVVMISSVMLTGEANPILARDTMFAVVMTVLNGLVGITLLLGGIKYHTQKYNLDGIKSYMVAIVPLALLCLVLPNFTSVTETGSMSTTLMATLVLTSIALYGFFLFIQTRSHTHFFMDEDHQDEHEFHGPLGSNLYHSIMLVGYLTVVILLAKSLAIPIDGTVTSLGAPAAIGGLIVAILILAPEAVGAAKAALNNQLQRAMNLFFGSVLATIALTVPAVLLISNVIEQPIRLGLEPAEMVLLVTTIIMTSVSFSSGRTHSLNGAAHLILFIAYIILMFE; via the coding sequence ATGATGCGATTTTTGAAGCAAGAGTTTGTCCTACCGCTGGCGATCATCACTGTCTTTCTGTTCAAGCTTGGTGGTGATGGCTTGTTGCAAACACAGATGTTTTCGGCACTCGGTATTGCGCTGACCCTAGGTCTATTTGCGGTTGTCATGTCCGCCATCTTTGCCGTAGTGAGACACTCAGATGCACTGGCGATAAAGCTTGGTGACCCCTATGGCACATTGATTCTCACCCTCTCGGTGATACTACTCGAAGTCGTGATGATCTCATCGGTGATGCTCACCGGTGAGGCCAACCCGATATTGGCCCGAGACACTATGTTTGCTGTAGTGATGACAGTGCTTAATGGTTTAGTGGGTATCACGCTTCTGCTTGGCGGCATTAAGTATCACACTCAGAAATACAACCTAGACGGCATTAAATCTTACATGGTCGCGATTGTGCCGCTCGCACTATTGTGTTTGGTTCTGCCCAACTTTACCAGCGTGACCGAGACAGGCTCGATGTCCACCACCTTGATGGCGACACTGGTGCTCACCTCGATTGCGCTGTATGGCTTCTTCCTGTTCATTCAAACGCGCAGCCATACACATTTCTTTATGGACGAAGACCATCAAGACGAGCATGAGTTTCATGGACCGTTGGGCAGTAACCTTTACCATTCCATCATGCTGGTAGGCTACCTGACCGTCGTCATTCTGCTTGCGAAGAGTCTAGCAATCCCAATTGATGGCACAGTTACGTCCCTTGGCGCTCCAGCAGCAATTGGCGGCCTGATTGTGGCGATATTGATCCTAGCGCCGGAGGCTGTTGGCGCAGCCAAAGCTGCGCTGAACAATCAACTGCAACGGGCAATGAACCTGTTCTTCGGCTCGGTATTGGCGACGATTGCGCTTACGGTGCCAGCGGTATTGCTGATCTCCAATGTGATTGAGCAGCCCATTCGACTCGGACTAGAGCCTGCCGAAATGGTGCTGCTGGTCACCACCATTATTATGACCAGTGTCAGCTTTAGTAGTGGCAGAACCCACTCTCTCAATGGAGCGGCTCACTTAATCCTGTTTATTGCCTACATCATTTTGATGTTTGAGTAG